One segment of Manduca sexta isolate Smith_Timp_Sample1 chromosome 27, JHU_Msex_v1.0, whole genome shotgun sequence DNA contains the following:
- the LOC115447973 gene encoding uncharacterized protein LOC115447973 isoform X1, with product MESPPFSTHSEAPPLSEDSGLLITSGSFSSDSASGWHHVASELQESDFDERSLSLCESTETSERMCGDFFNTVKKGPGKVVLTTIEPPPEFQDVPAPVNVDKCTAVYVPPSVVFTNEPISKLKTSNLDVSSSTRRLSPLYPRKLKPECLYERRQGLNHRFASPRLLHLSPCRGTRPSSRNSLSSRLSSSHNSLVTQFQADDSSFITQAISHDTLPAQKSDITDMYNVPFDSDIYAVPIDMVHPSHSNMRNKVKKSARTNKKRVKSTPQSTAIINDTVEKNQKPKESNRHKDIKTKRHSLPSSSFKKSATDSDTDSLHLTLREMRKYLHTLYSSSSDSECRNTIHKKNNTIVTSVGIHSRHVNKETSSSAFLKENVDISRTIETNNNHRKTAKNSFGMNTKHMKHKENITKDILEVSKNDKLVKKNISNQNQKAKLSPVRILSLNLKQSFCNLFRWRRQPVVENITEIARVDGREDTPPAVVRRALPPLPQSHATSHSSRRPANEDDTVMDFATSIQKVKDYGWYWGPISVEAAEKILSNEPDGSFIVRDSSDDHYIFTLTFKLNGLRHVRIEHDQGNFCFGGCTMFKAQTIVEFIENAVETSRSGRYLFFLNLRPLLGPVRVQLLYPVSRFKRVQSLQHMCRFVILKYVRRDLISNLPLPRRLLDYLSATHYYSELLADI from the exons ATGGAGTCACCACCCTTCTCGACACATTCCGAAGCGCCTCCTTTAAGTGAAGACAGTGGTTTACTGATCACAAGTGGCTCTTTTTCAAGTGATTCTGCAAGCGGATGGCATCACGTTGCATCGGAG TTACAAGAGAGTGATTTCGATGAGAGGTCACTATCCCTCTGCGAATCAACTGAAACTTCCGAACGTATGTGTGGAGATTTTTTCAATACAGTAAAGAAAGGCCCTGGAAAAGTAGTTCTAACCACCATAGAACCACCGCCAGAATTTCAG gaTGTTCCTGCCCCAGTAAATGTGGATAAATGTACGGCTGTGTATGTGCCTCCATCTGTTGTTTTTACCAATGAGcctataagtaaattaaaaacgtCGAACTTAGATGTATCTAGTAGTACAAGGCGCTTGTCGCCTTTGTACccaagaaaattaaaaccggAGTGTTTGTATGAACGTCGTCAAGGACTAAACCACAGATTTGCAAGCCCGAGACTGTTGCACTTAAGCCCTTGTCGCGGCACCAGACCATCGTCGCGGAATTCGCTTTCGTCGCGGCTGTCCAGTAGCCACAACTCGCTCGTAACACAATTCCAAGCGGATGACTCGAGCTTTATAACACAGGCGATATCGCATGACACTTTGCCTGCTCAGAAGTCTGATATAACTGACATGTACAATGTTCCTTTCGACAGCGACATTTATGCTGTCCCTATAGACATGGTTCACCCTAGTCATAGTAATATGAgaaacaaagttaaaaaaagtGCAAGAACTAACAAGAAACGTGTAAAGAGTACTCCGCAGAGTACTGCAATTATTAACGATACGGTGGAAAAGAATCAAAAACCAAAGGAATCGAATAGACATAAAGACATTAAAACTAAAAGACACAGCTTACCGAGCTCTTCGTTTAAGAAAAGCGCCACAGATTCCGACACAGACTCGCTACATTTAACGTTACGAGAAATGAGGAAGTACTTGCATACTCTCTATTCTAGTTCCAGTGATTCAGAATGTAGgaatacaatacataaaaagaaTAACACAATAGTAACAAGTGTCGGAATACACTCCAGACATGTGAATAAAGAGACCAGTTCTTCTGCTTTCTTGAAAGAAAATGTTGATATATCGAGGACTATcgaaacaaataataatcaCAGAAAAACAGCAAAGAATTCGTTTGGTATGAATACTAAGCATATGaaacataaagaaaacattacaaAAGACATTTTAGAAGTTAGTAAAAATGACAAACTggtgaaaaaaaacatttcaaatcagAACCAGAAAGCCAAGTTGTCGCCTGTTAGAATTTTGTCccttaatttaaaacaaagtttctGTAATCTTTTTCGATGGCGAAGGCAGCCTGTGGTAGAGAATATTACGGAAATAGCAAGAGTGGATGGGAGAGAAGACACGCCTCCAGCAGTTGTCCGTCGGGCTTTGCCGCCGCTGCCGCAGTCTCATGCCACCTCGCACTCGTCGAGACGACCTGCTAACGAGGACGACACTGTTATGGATTTTGCCACGTCGATACAGAAAGTCAAAGAC TATGGGTGGTATTGGGGCCCGATATCAGTAGAAGCAGCAGAAAAAATACTTTCCAATGAGCCGGACGGTTCGTTTATAGTCCGGGACAGCAGCGATGatcattatatatttacgtTAACGTTCAAGTTGAATGGTCTTAGGCATGTAAGGATAGAACACGACCAGG GTAACTTCTGTTTTGGAGGCTGTACAATGTTCAAGGCGCAAACTATAGTCGAGTTCATAGAGAATGCCGTTGAAACGTCTCGTAGCGGTAGATATTTGTTCTTCTTGAATTTGCGACCTCTACTGGGCCCCGTAAGGGTACAACTTTTGTACCCTGTGTCCAGGTTTAAGCGAGTGCAGAGCTTACAGCATATGTGCAG GTTTGTGATACTGAAGTACGTTCGACGCGACCTTATAAGTAACCTACCTCTGCCCCGGCGGCTACTTGACTACTTAAGCGCTACGCATTATTACTCGGAACTTCTCGCTGATATTTAG
- the LOC115447973 gene encoding uncharacterized protein LOC115447973 isoform X2, whose protein sequence is MESPPFSTHSEAPPLSEDSGLLITSGSFSSDSASGWHHVASEDVPAPVNVDKCTAVYVPPSVVFTNEPISKLKTSNLDVSSSTRRLSPLYPRKLKPECLYERRQGLNHRFASPRLLHLSPCRGTRPSSRNSLSSRLSSSHNSLVTQFQADDSSFITQAISHDTLPAQKSDITDMYNVPFDSDIYAVPIDMVHPSHSNMRNKVKKSARTNKKRVKSTPQSTAIINDTVEKNQKPKESNRHKDIKTKRHSLPSSSFKKSATDSDTDSLHLTLREMRKYLHTLYSSSSDSECRNTIHKKNNTIVTSVGIHSRHVNKETSSSAFLKENVDISRTIETNNNHRKTAKNSFGMNTKHMKHKENITKDILEVSKNDKLVKKNISNQNQKAKLSPVRILSLNLKQSFCNLFRWRRQPVVENITEIARVDGREDTPPAVVRRALPPLPQSHATSHSSRRPANEDDTVMDFATSIQKVKDYGWYWGPISVEAAEKILSNEPDGSFIVRDSSDDHYIFTLTFKLNGLRHVRIEHDQGNFCFGGCTMFKAQTIVEFIENAVETSRSGRYLFFLNLRPLLGPVRVQLLYPVSRFKRVQSLQHMCRFVILKYVRRDLISNLPLPRRLLDYLSATHYYSELLADI, encoded by the exons ATGGAGTCACCACCCTTCTCGACACATTCCGAAGCGCCTCCTTTAAGTGAAGACAGTGGTTTACTGATCACAAGTGGCTCTTTTTCAAGTGATTCTGCAAGCGGATGGCATCACGTTGCATCGGAG gaTGTTCCTGCCCCAGTAAATGTGGATAAATGTACGGCTGTGTATGTGCCTCCATCTGTTGTTTTTACCAATGAGcctataagtaaattaaaaacgtCGAACTTAGATGTATCTAGTAGTACAAGGCGCTTGTCGCCTTTGTACccaagaaaattaaaaccggAGTGTTTGTATGAACGTCGTCAAGGACTAAACCACAGATTTGCAAGCCCGAGACTGTTGCACTTAAGCCCTTGTCGCGGCACCAGACCATCGTCGCGGAATTCGCTTTCGTCGCGGCTGTCCAGTAGCCACAACTCGCTCGTAACACAATTCCAAGCGGATGACTCGAGCTTTATAACACAGGCGATATCGCATGACACTTTGCCTGCTCAGAAGTCTGATATAACTGACATGTACAATGTTCCTTTCGACAGCGACATTTATGCTGTCCCTATAGACATGGTTCACCCTAGTCATAGTAATATGAgaaacaaagttaaaaaaagtGCAAGAACTAACAAGAAACGTGTAAAGAGTACTCCGCAGAGTACTGCAATTATTAACGATACGGTGGAAAAGAATCAAAAACCAAAGGAATCGAATAGACATAAAGACATTAAAACTAAAAGACACAGCTTACCGAGCTCTTCGTTTAAGAAAAGCGCCACAGATTCCGACACAGACTCGCTACATTTAACGTTACGAGAAATGAGGAAGTACTTGCATACTCTCTATTCTAGTTCCAGTGATTCAGAATGTAGgaatacaatacataaaaagaaTAACACAATAGTAACAAGTGTCGGAATACACTCCAGACATGTGAATAAAGAGACCAGTTCTTCTGCTTTCTTGAAAGAAAATGTTGATATATCGAGGACTATcgaaacaaataataatcaCAGAAAAACAGCAAAGAATTCGTTTGGTATGAATACTAAGCATATGaaacataaagaaaacattacaaAAGACATTTTAGAAGTTAGTAAAAATGACAAACTggtgaaaaaaaacatttcaaatcagAACCAGAAAGCCAAGTTGTCGCCTGTTAGAATTTTGTCccttaatttaaaacaaagtttctGTAATCTTTTTCGATGGCGAAGGCAGCCTGTGGTAGAGAATATTACGGAAATAGCAAGAGTGGATGGGAGAGAAGACACGCCTCCAGCAGTTGTCCGTCGGGCTTTGCCGCCGCTGCCGCAGTCTCATGCCACCTCGCACTCGTCGAGACGACCTGCTAACGAGGACGACACTGTTATGGATTTTGCCACGTCGATACAGAAAGTCAAAGAC TATGGGTGGTATTGGGGCCCGATATCAGTAGAAGCAGCAGAAAAAATACTTTCCAATGAGCCGGACGGTTCGTTTATAGTCCGGGACAGCAGCGATGatcattatatatttacgtTAACGTTCAAGTTGAATGGTCTTAGGCATGTAAGGATAGAACACGACCAGG GTAACTTCTGTTTTGGAGGCTGTACAATGTTCAAGGCGCAAACTATAGTCGAGTTCATAGAGAATGCCGTTGAAACGTCTCGTAGCGGTAGATATTTGTTCTTCTTGAATTTGCGACCTCTACTGGGCCCCGTAAGGGTACAACTTTTGTACCCTGTGTCCAGGTTTAAGCGAGTGCAGAGCTTACAGCATATGTGCAG GTTTGTGATACTGAAGTACGTTCGACGCGACCTTATAAGTAACCTACCTCTGCCCCGGCGGCTACTTGACTACTTAAGCGCTACGCATTATTACTCGGAACTTCTCGCTGATATTTAG